The Ipomoea triloba cultivar NCNSP0323 chromosome 14, ASM357664v1 region ATTCAAAGGCCAGAAACTGCTCCTTAGGTTTGAACGTAGATTCTTCAcctaaaaaattcaatttttgatACGCATTCCAAACTAATTTTTAGAATCTAATTAGTGGATCATTCGGTTGATTTGGCTATTCAGGCTTGTGCTTTTGTAATCCTTTTACCCAGAATGCTCTTCTCTATACCAATTTCTGACATTATTTTGGTAAAGATTGTGGTTTTTAAGTAACACAGACATGATTTTTATACTAGCTGCAATGCGGCATCACATGATGCCACAATAACTTCTAGAGTAGTTATTGTAATTATGACATGTCTGTTGATACATGCCTATATTTCAGCAAAGAGGTGATTTTCTTTGCCCCAAAAGGAAAAGGAAGCCTCTTAAATAACTCTTATGGTACTTTGTCTTGAATTGTGAAGTCACTTGTTAATGaagcattattttaatttttttgttttgattttgattttagaTGGTGTTGTGTTCTTCCACTACATCCTGAGACTGATATCATTGCTTGGATAAACTCCACTTTTTCTGTTTGTATCGATCAATCCAATACCTGGCAATTGTGTTCTGCTGACATATTTGATGCAAATAGATGGATCCAGAAAACAGAAAGTTTGGAAGAGGTAAGTTGTtaaaacttttttgttttttttcatagtttagagtttatttcattttgttgTGAAATGAGTTTTGTGGGGCTGCaagacttttttctttttcatagtTTTGATTTCATTATGATATTAGTGTTGCAAGGCTTCCTTCATGCAGAAATGAGGTTTAAAGTATATTAACTGCATTTCAATTGGAGCTTCCTGTGGAATACTCTTTGAAACTGAGCTATTCCATCTTCTGCTTGTTTATAATATTCTGCTTTTTAGAGCCTTTAGTTTGATACCTGAAGTCAACTTGGTTCTGTGAAATATCAGGTCCCAGAGAACTTACAGGTGCTGTTGATCTTATTAGTCAGTTCAAGTTGTTGCCTCATCATGAGTATTTCTGCAAGAGGCAACTTCCACTATCAATTTCAGATACACACTATCTGCACAACGTGGTTGGAGACACAGAAATTAGGAAAGGCGAAGGAATGCAATTGGATCAGCTTATTGAGGATGCTTCCTTTTCAAGAGAGATGAATGCATCAATAAAGCCATTTGATCTAGATGTTCTGGGAGAAGCTTTTCAACTGAGGGAAACATCTCCAATTGATCTGCCCTCTGTAAGAATTTGGCTGATGTGTTTTTGTGATAGTTCTTTTGGAAATAATGTTCCCCTCTTCCTTCTTAGATTTGCTGTGGTTCTATCAACCTGTCTGCTTTGACATTGTATCATTTGTGTGTGTCATTAAAGATTTACTGATTatctttggttttggtttttaGTCTGAAAAGGGTattccaactatggtggggaaaTCTTTTTAGTCTGAAAAGGGTattccaactatggtggggaaaTCTAAGAGTGAGTCCAAAGACAAGGAGAAGAAGCATAAAAAGCACAAGGACAAGGACAAAGATAAGGACAAGGATAAAGATAAAGAACATAAGAAGCATAAACATCGTCACAAGGATCGAAGTAAAGACAAGGATAAAGATAAAAAGAAAGATAAAAGTGGCCATCATGATTCTGGTGCCGAGCATTCAAAGAAGCATCATGAGAAGGTCTGATAAAATATTCtaatttcatcttcttttccTTGAAAAAGTAACCAAATTTTAAATGCTCTAGATGCCATGTGGGTAAGCATGTTGCTTTGTTTTAATTCTGGAGAATTATATCCACtggtattgaaaaaaaattattttatgctATCAACTTGTGATACTGTCAAAAGAAAAAATGCATATAAggataaaaattttgatttccTTGGTGACATTTTGCTCCACTTGACTTCTAATGCAATTCATTATGGGTTATCTTTTTTGGTGTAAGTTTAGGAATTCCATCTGAAGATGATTTATGGATATTAACTTTAGCTTCTTTAAGATATTTCAGTCTCTTGAATTAGATGAATTTTACTACTGCTTGGtatgttttaaaattatttacagtCAATGTTATTaggatattatattatttacctACTTCAAGCTACACATGGTTGAGTAGAACTTTCCTCTTTGAGTTGATTGTACACTCTGTGGCTTGAAATATCTCACTATAGTGGTTGAGAGGTACTGAGCTCACTACAGCCCAGAAAGGAAGCTATCTTCAAAGTTTTAGTTGAAGTTGTGTTTCTCTTTAATTGATTCAATAgctgatatatattttttaattcctCCAGAAAAGGAAGCATGATGGAGAGGAAGATATCAATGATCACAAGCACAAGAAAAGCAAGGTAACCTGGACAAGAATAAATTCTTTTAGTTTTTGTACCTTATTGTTATCCTAATATCCTGAATTTTGTATCGTGAGCTTATGCAGATAGTTTTTTTATACTTCCATGCtctactttttatttatttattggagtattttttatttttatttttttttaattttaaaaactaattatGTTGTCCTATTATGCACTGACTTGCTGCAGCACAAGAGCTCAAAAATTGATGAAATGGGTGCAATAAAGGTAGCAGGCTAACAAGCAGCATGACTGGTGTCCATTGTTTTTTGTCCTCAGATTTAGCAGTTGAGAATTTGAAGGGAACCTTCTACTAACTATTATGAAATTTTTCTGAGGTATGCAATTGCCTGCCTGTTGATTCCCACTAATTGAAGTTTCCATGTGTGTTCTTTACAATTGCATGCCTGATGACAAATAGCTTTGAGGGAATTGGGTTGAGTAGTCAGATGAATATTAGTGTTAATTCTTTTTCTAGTCTTTCTTTTACTGAAATACATGAAGGTAAAACATCcaaaagttaattttaaaagGACCAAACTTTTGTCCAacattaaacaaagaaaaagaaagctaCATCTCTGGTCCAAGATTGATGCCTTGTCTTGTTGTACCTATATGGGGTTTTCACCTTCAGAGTTCCCATAGTCatgccctttttttttcttctttttttttttttttttttttNAGTCTGAAAAGGGTattccaactatggtggggaaaTCTAAGAGTGAGTCCAAAGACAAGGAGAAGAAGCATAAAAAGCACAAGGACAAGGACAAAGATAAGGACAAGGATAAAGATAAAGAACATAAGAAGCATAAACATCGTCACAAGGATCGAAGTAAAGACAAGGATAAAGATAAAAAGAAAGATAAAAGTGGCCATCATGATTCTGGTGCCGAGCATTCAAAGAAGCATCATGAGAAGGTCTGATAAAATATTCtaatttcatcttcttttccTTGAAAAAGTAACCAAATTTTAAATGCTCTAGATGCCATGTGGGTAAGCATGTTGCTTTGTTTTAATTCTGGAGAATTATATCCACtggtattgaaaaaaaattattttatgctATCAACTTGTGATACTGTCAAAAGAAAAAATGCATATAAggataaaaattttgatttccTTGGTGACATTTTGCTCCACTTGACTTCTAATGCAATTCATTATGGGTTATCTTTTTTGGTGTAAGTTTAGGAATTCCATCTGAAGATGATTTATGGATATTAACTTTAGCTTCTTTAAGATATTTCAGTCTCTTGAATTAGATGAATTTTACTACTGCTTGGtatgttttaaaattatttacagtCAATGTTATTaggatattatattatttacctACTTCAAGCTACACATGGTTGAGTAGAACTTTCCTCTTTGAGTTGATTGTACACTCTGTGGCTTGAAATATCTCACTATAGTGGTTGAGAGGTACTGAGCTCACTACAGCCCAGAAAGGAAGCTATCTTCAAAGTTTTAGTTGAAGTTGTGTTTCTCTTTAATTGATTCAATAgctgatatatattttttaattcctCCAGAAAAGGAAGCATGATGGAGAGGAAGATATCAATGATCACAAGCACAAGAAAAGCAAGGTAACCTGGACAAGAATAAATTCTTTTAGTTTTTGTACCTTATTGTTATCCTAATATCCTGAATTTTGTATCGTGAGCTTATGCAGATAGTTTTTTTATACTTCCATGCtctactttttatttatttattggagtattttttatttttatttttttttaattttaaaaactaattatGTTGTCCTATTATGCACTGACTTGCTGCAGCACAAGAGCTCAAAAATTGATGAAATGGGTGCAATAAAGGTAGCAGGCTAACAAGCAGCATGACTGGTGTCCATTGTTTTTTGTCCTCAGATTTAGCAGTTGAGAATTTGAAGGGAACCTTCTACTAACTATTATGAAATTTTTCTGAGGTATGCAATTGCCTGCCTGTTGATTCCCACTAATTGAAGTTTCCATGTGTGTTCTTTACAATTGCATGCCTGATGACAAATAGCTTTGAGGGAATTGGGTTGAGTAGTCAGATGAATATTAGTGTTAATTCTTTTTCTAGTCTTTCTTTTACTGAAATACATGAAGGTAAAACATCcaaaagttaattttaaaagGACCAAACTTTTGTCCAacattaaacaaagaaaaagaaagctaCATCTCTGGTCCAAGATTGATGCCTTGTCTTGTTGTACCTATATGGGGTTTTCACCTTCAGAGTTCCCATAGTCatgccctttttttttcttttttttttttttttttttttttgtaattgcAATGCCTTTAGTGTATGATCATGGAATTCTACTCTGATTATTAGATATGCACATAAAGGGAAAGATACAAATTATATCCTCAAAGTATATAATTTTAGCAATTCAACATCAATATGTGCTTACTACTTTTCAAAGTCACATTCCAGATTATTGCGTGACACTTGTCTTGAAACTATGTCAAGCCTGCCTATTTCTTGCTTGCTATCTTTCTGACTTGGGGGGGATTCTTTTGTGTGGATAGTTTTTGTCAGCTGCAACTTTTTGAAATGAATTCTTACTTATAAGGCATGTGTTTGTGCTGCAAATTCCCTTTGCTCAGCACGTCACTGCACTGACCTGTTCTTTTTACACATGCATTATCTTTTTTCCATGCAGAATAGTGTACGGGCTAATGAAAGATTTCTGATAACATGAACTGTCCTGTTGAAGTAGATTAACGGAGTAGCAACCTGTGCAAACAAACCATGCATCACGGAATATGATCCCTTCATATGGCACTCGTGACAGATTGTTTTTCATGATGCTGTTATCCTCCTCGCTTAATCTAATCTAAATCTGAAGGCTTACTATTAGGCGAACCAGTTGGAGCTATTGGGTAGAAGGCAGAGGATGAGATGACTGCcatttattattttccattAAGCTTGGGGATCTGGTTTCTGATCTTCAATTTGTAGATATTTGTTAGGTTTCTCTTTCATTTTTGGGGTGGGGGATTTGTTTCTAGTATGGGTTCTCTCATGTACTCCTATAGGACTCTCTGATTGTTGCAACAGATGTTCTTGTTGTACATACTTCTAGAAAGAAATCAAAATGAAGTCATTGTTTCTGATGCCAAATCTTGGAGAATATTCTGCTTGGAGCTTTATTGAGCCCAAATCTTAGTGTGTATGAACATTGCAAATTAAATTGTGGGTCAGGTTCACCATGCGTATTATAGATTGGgttcaaattatgtatttattgttaacatattatgtatttttaatttatttacctGTAATATTATAAACTTGTTACATAATCTGTTAATTTATTTACCTGTAATATTATAAACTTGTTGGTACATAATCTGTTAACGGAACATACATAGTATGCTAGCATATTATAAGGACTCAAAATGTGCATTAACTATATAATATCTTAACTATACTATGATAAGGACTCAAAATGTGCATGATCTATAACATAATTGGGGATGGGAGATGCTCGACTTTTTGCTCTAACATAATTGGGACTTGCAGGTGCTTGAGACCCCACATGTTCATCTTCAAAGGATCCTTGAGAATGATTGACTCCACGTTTCTATGCTAAAGGCAATTTGTAGccatagttataccatggatctgGTCCATCTTGCAAGATGGATTAAGGTGAATTTATCACAATTTACTtattaaatgtttataattcaaattgtgattattaaatatgtaaattgtgaacattcagtatgtaaattgtgcattttagatCCGAGTATGAATAATTTGTCAAGTTGTAGGGATGgtcaaaaacaacaacaaaaaaaaaaaaattgaagaaaaaaaggatTCCCTCTTTCTTCAACTATTCACCACCTACCCAAAAACTACTCTCCCAAAGGAAACCATCCAACTATCCAATCCTCTTCCTTTAGGACATCACCCCAAGGAAGCTCTATTATACAAAACTCAATCATGTACATGTACAACTATATCAATACATCGAAACATTCGATATGATTTGCACTTGACATAAAAACACGTCTActtacttatttttattttcgatGAATTGTGCCAAAATGGTGGTCCAAGTAGGGTTTCACCCCAATGACTTGACACCGGAGGAGGAAGGCAAGAAACATGTAATGGGAATTAGGGACCAATTGTCCCGAGCCAATTTCATAATGGTTGAGTACCCTTAACACGAAGGGGTG contains the following coding sequences:
- the LOC116003662 gene encoding mediator of RNA polymerase II transcription subunit 19a-like; the protein is MDPENRKFGRGPRELTGAVDLISQFKLLPHHEYFCKRQLPLSISDTHYLHNVVGDTEIRKGEGMQLDQLIEDASFSREMNASIKPFDLDVLGEAFQLRETSPIDLPSSEKGIPTMVGKSKSESKDKEKKHKKHKDKDKDKDKDKDKEHKKHKHRHKDRSKDKDKDKKKDKSGHHDSGAEHSKKHHEKKRKHDGEEDINDHKHKKSKHKSSKIDEMGAIKVAG
- the LOC116003663 gene encoding mediator of RNA polymerase II transcription subunit 19a-like; translated protein: MVGKSKSESKDKEKKHKKHKDKDKDKDKDKDKEHKKHKHRHKDRSKDKDKDKKKDKSGHHDSGAEHSKKHHEKKRKHDGEEDINDHKHKKSKHKSSKIDEMGAIKVAG